In a single window of the Thermodesulfobacteriota bacterium genome:
- a CDS encoding efflux RND transporter periplasmic adaptor subunit, with the protein MPDAPSGRRPFSAMVWAALPWLLLLALVAAILTLGRLVSQERQRLAAEKAAALANDRPPVNVVVQRLAPQPLADQLELPGTALPWQDLFVHAQVRGQIVSLPIREGDRVAEGQLLAEIDPRDYQQERAAVVAREELARLEVQRLSGLAGRQAVAQAELDRAQAQLQELAAARAGAELALARTQVRAPMAGIVDELPVERGLLLEPGDPVARILDLSRVKVEVFIPESDVPAVQSMPECQLAFDALAGRSVVGRKIFLASQPDSRAMAYRLHLAVDNPDGAIRAGMFARATIVKRRLPAALAVPLYAVLAQDEERFVYVIENGIARRRTVVTGILQGWSMEIPSGLAEGELVAVVGHRSLGDGQPVAVRRIADSLAEILP; encoded by the coding sequence ATGCCCGATGCCCCCAGCGGCCGGCGCCCGTTCTCGGCCATGGTCTGGGCCGCCCTGCCCTGGCTTCTTCTCCTGGCCCTGGTGGCGGCCATCCTCACCCTGGGCCGCCTGGTGAGCCAGGAGAGGCAGCGCCTGGCCGCGGAGAAGGCGGCGGCCCTGGCCAACGACCGGCCACCGGTGAATGTGGTGGTCCAGCGCCTGGCCCCCCAGCCCCTGGCCGACCAGCTGGAGCTGCCCGGCACAGCCCTGCCCTGGCAGGATCTCTTCGTCCATGCCCAGGTGCGGGGCCAGATCGTCAGCCTGCCGATCCGGGAGGGCGACCGGGTGGCCGAGGGCCAGTTGCTGGCCGAGATCGACCCCCGGGACTACCAGCAGGAGCGGGCAGCGGTGGTCGCCCGGGAGGAGCTGGCCCGCCTCGAGGTGCAGCGCCTGAGCGGCCTGGCCGGCCGCCAGGCGGTGGCCCAGGCGGAGCTGGACCGGGCCCAGGCCCAGCTGCAGGAGCTTGCCGCCGCCCGGGCCGGGGCGGAGCTGGCCTTGGCCCGCACCCAGGTCCGGGCGCCCATGGCCGGCATCGTGGACGAGCTGCCGGTGGAGCGGGGCCTCCTCCTGGAGCCTGGCGATCCGGTGGCCAGGATCCTCGATCTCTCCCGGGTCAAGGTGGAGGTCTTCATCCCGGAGTCCGACGTTCCTGCCGTCCAGAGCATGCCGGAATGCCAGCTGGCCTTCGATGCCCTGGCCGGCCGCTCCGTAGTCGGCCGCAAGATCTTCCTGGCCAGTCAGCCCGACTCCCGGGCCATGGCGTATCGGCTGCACCTGGCGGTGGACAACCCGGACGGCGCCATCCGGGCAGGCATGTTCGCCCGGGCGACCATCGTCAAGCGCCGGCTGCCGGCAGCCCTGGCGGTGCCCCTGTATGCGGTGCTGGCCCAGGATGAGGAGCGCTTCGTCTACGTGATTGAAAACGGCATCGCCCGCCGGCGGACCGTGGTCACCGGCATCCTCCAGGGCTGGAGCATGGAGATCCCCTCCGGCCTGGCCGAAGGTGAGCTGGTGGCGGTGGTCGGCCACCGCAGCCTGGGGGACGGGCAGCCGGTGGCGGTACGCCGCATCGCCGACAGCCTGGCGGAGATCCTGCCATGA
- the coaBC gene encoding bifunctional phosphopantothenoylcysteine decarboxylase/phosphopantothenate--cysteine ligase CoaBC has product MPSPQLAHRHVLLGVTGSIAAYKAPDFVRRLREGGAAVSVVLTESASRFVSPLTFQALSGSRVYTGMFEAGDGEMPHIGLARGCDLVLVAPATAQTVSSLAGGAADSLLAAIILACRAPVVVCPAMNSHMYQHPATQANLERLRHFGYRIVEPECGAMACGEEGPGRLPEWDAIREALLAALAPQDLAGETVLVTAGPTREFLDPVRYLSNRSSGRMGDAVCRTARRRGARVILVSGPTALPPPPGVELVRVTTALEMAQAVERQLAQASLVVKTAAVADFRPAVCAATKIKKAQGVPALDLVANPDILAEVGRRRGAGPSPFLVGFAAESLVTADEGWRKLREKNLDLLVANDISRADAGFDVDAIAMTLFLRDGSMEECPLLTKEEAADRLWDQVVLRRPTPAMPAHT; this is encoded by the coding sequence GCCTTCACCCCAACTCGCCCACCGCCACGTGCTGCTTGGCGTCACCGGCTCCATTGCCGCCTACAAGGCGCCGGACTTCGTCCGCCGCCTGCGGGAGGGAGGGGCCGCCGTCTCGGTGGTGCTCACCGAGTCGGCCAGCCGCTTCGTCAGCCCCCTCACCTTCCAGGCCCTGTCCGGCAGCCGGGTCTACACCGGCATGTTCGAGGCCGGGGACGGCGAGATGCCCCACATCGGCCTGGCGCGGGGCTGCGACCTCGTGCTGGTGGCGCCGGCCACCGCCCAGACGGTCTCCTCCCTGGCCGGGGGCGCCGCCGATTCCCTGCTGGCCGCCATCATCCTGGCCTGCCGGGCGCCGGTGGTGGTCTGCCCGGCCATGAACAGCCACATGTACCAGCACCCGGCCACCCAGGCCAACCTGGAGCGGCTGCGCCACTTCGGCTACCGGATCGTCGAGCCGGAGTGCGGGGCCATGGCCTGCGGCGAGGAAGGACCAGGCCGGCTGCCGGAGTGGGACGCCATCCGCGAGGCACTCCTTGCCGCCCTCGCGCCCCAGGACCTGGCGGGCGAGACCGTACTGGTCACCGCCGGCCCCACCCGGGAGTTTCTGGACCCGGTGCGCTATCTGTCCAACCGCTCCTCGGGCCGCATGGGGGATGCAGTCTGCCGCACCGCCCGCCGCCGGGGCGCCCGGGTCATCCTGGTGAGCGGCCCCACCGCCCTGCCACCGCCCCCGGGGGTCGAGCTCGTCCGGGTGACCACAGCCCTGGAGATGGCCCAGGCGGTGGAGCGCCAGCTGGCCCAGGCGAGCCTGGTGGTCAAGACAGCGGCCGTGGCCGACTTCCGGCCGGCGGTCTGCGCAGCCACCAAGATCAAGAAGGCGCAAGGCGTGCCGGCCCTGGATCTGGTGGCCAACCCGGACATCCTGGCCGAGGTCGGCCGGCGGCGAGGCGCAGGCCCCTCCCCTTTTCTGGTGGGATTCGCGGCGGAAAGCCTGGTCACCGCCGACGAGGGCTGGCGCAAGCTCCGCGAAAAGAACCTTGATCTTCTGGTGGCCAACGACATCAGCCGCGCCGACGCCGGCTTCGACGTGGACGCCATCGCCATGACCCTCTTCCTGCGGGATGGCTCCATGGAGGAGTGCCCGCTCCTGACCAAGGAAGAGGCCGCCGACCGGCTCTGGGATCAGGTGGTCCTCCGGCGCCCCACCCCGGCCATGCCTGCCCACACCTGA